The Streptomyces sp. NBC_00510 genomic interval GCGGTGAACTCCGCCTGACGGTCCCGGTAGGTGCAGGACTCCAGCGTGCAACCCGCCGCACCCGGGATGTCGCCCCAGCCCGGGGGGTAGGACGCGGGCCGCGCGTAGGCGCCGGGGAAGCAGTAGAGGACCGTGAACGGGCGGTCCGCGGCGACCGGGTCGCGGAGCTCGCCGTCCGGGCCCGCGGGGAGCAGCAGCGCGGGCACGCGGGTCCCCGTCAGCGCGTGCACACGCTCCGCCTCCCGTGAGCCGTCCGGTGCGGTGCCGGTTGTCGTCCCGTCGCCCAGCACCCACTGGTCGCCCCAGTCCTGGAGGGCGATCAGCACCGGCAGCAGCGCCCGCCCGCGCGGGGTGAGCCGGTAGGCGTAGCGCACGGGGCGGTCCTGGTACGGCTCACGGGTCAGCACGTCCGCGTCGACCAGCAGGCGCAGCCGTTCGGCCAGCACCTTGCGGGACACGCCGAGTTCGCGCTGCAGGTCGTCGAAGCGGTCCACGCCGCGGGCGGCGTCCCGCACGATCAGCAGCGTCCACCAGTCGCCGACCACGTCGAGGGCCTGGGCGATGGAGCAATTCGCGTCACCGAGTTCTGTGCGGCGGGCCATGCCGCTATCCTGCCAGCCGGGAGTGAGTTTCCAAAAGGAACTCGCTGGGCGGAGGAGGGGGTGCGGGCATGCGCGAGGTGCCCAGGGTCGTCTGGTTGCTGGCCGCCGGGGTCTTCACGAACGCGGTCGTGAGCTTCACGTTCGTCTACCTCTTCGTCTGGCTGACCTCGGTACGGGGCCTGCCCGTTCCGGAGGCCGGGCTGATCGCCGGCACGGGCGGGGTGGGCCTGGTCGCCGGCAACTTCACCGGTGGCTGGTTCGGCGACCACCTCGGGCACCGCCGCGTGCTGCTCGCCGGGTCCGTCATCTCCGGGGCCGGACTCGTCCTGCTGCCCGCCCTGCCCACCGCCGCGCTGCTGCCCGTCCTGCTGCTCGCGCAGTACGCGGCCGGCACCGTGCGGGCCGCCAACTCCGCGCTCGTCGCCGTCTCCGTCCCCGAGGGCGCGCGCCGCCAGGGCTTCGCCGTGCTGCGCTTCGCCTCCAACGCGGGCTTCACCGTGGGGCCGCCGCTCGGCGCGCTCCTGGCCGCCCGCAC includes:
- a CDS encoding winged helix-turn-helix transcriptional regulator, with protein sequence MARRTELGDANCSIAQALDVVGDWWTLLIVRDAARGVDRFDDLQRELGVSRKVLAERLRLLVDADVLTREPYQDRPVRYAYRLTPRGRALLPVLIALQDWGDQWVLGDGTTTGTAPDGSREAERVHALTGTRVPALLLPAGPDGELRDPVAADRPFTVLYCFPGAYARPASYPPGWGDIPGAAGCTLESCTYRDRQAEFTAAGAAVHGVSAQRPDEQAEFAERERLRFPLLSDAELTLSAALRLPTFRAGGAVRLKRLTLVVGADRVVRRVFYPVTDITASVVAALEAVRTASRP